From one Thermodesulfobacteriota bacterium genomic stretch:
- a CDS encoding (Fe-S)-binding protein: MKQDANIRDTLLKEIAKCRSCRFCVDVCPTYQASSGVESMSAYGRLQIMKYLLNGTLEFDDSLTFCLYSCLQCKRCEMVCKSKGQNLEICELIQLGRSLLSGKLVEGGRHATI; the protein is encoded by the coding sequence GTGAAACAAGACGCAAATATCCGCGATACTCTTTTGAAGGAAATCGCAAAATGCCGATCGTGCCGATTCTGTGTTGATGTATGTCCAACCTATCAGGCTTCCAGCGGTGTGGAAAGCATGTCGGCCTATGGCAGGCTGCAAATCATGAAGTATCTGCTCAACGGCACCTTGGAATTCGATGATTCCCTGACCTTTTGCCTTTACAGTTGCCTTCAGTGCAAGCGCTGTGAGATGGTTTGCAAAAGCAAAGGGCAGAATCTGGAGATCTGTGAACTCATCCAGCTGGGAAGATCTCTTCTGTCCGGAAAGTTGGTGGAAGGAGGGAGACATGCAACGATCTAA
- a CDS encoding (Fe-S)-binding protein, giving the protein MQRSKSLISQALSTLKGNMERTGDPLGFKKDYWTGWTEGLNLPREGETVLLTARMYQMLPYVIQATEMVASAKPILPLLSLKAFAKMFEKAGSVAGETVLRLKAKGAREVKHKGENALKGIAAALNGANEFPAYHYEAEPYSGVLLYDLGLEKHIAPHVKKVYQQLKSSGVKRVITVDPHTTFMLREVFPGYISHYDLEVVHYLELLFGKVEDLKTAAAQKLPKEFVMHDSCVMTRDLGIVEQARQVASGLGITLIEPENAGQDTACCGGPVEYAYADLSGKISNIRIQELAARGRNILVTCPICLINLMKYEKQMGIKVWDMGELLFTACKGK; this is encoded by the coding sequence ATGCAACGATCTAAAAGTTTGATTTCTCAGGCCCTGTCCACACTGAAAGGGAATATGGAACGGACCGGTGATCCACTGGGCTTTAAGAAAGATTACTGGACCGGATGGACAGAAGGCCTTAATCTGCCAAGGGAAGGAGAAACCGTGTTGCTCACGGCAAGAATGTACCAGATGCTTCCCTATGTGATACAGGCCACGGAAATGGTTGCTTCGGCAAAGCCGATTTTGCCACTTCTATCGCTGAAAGCCTTTGCAAAAATGTTTGAGAAGGCCGGTTCGGTGGCGGGTGAAACCGTACTTCGGCTAAAGGCAAAGGGAGCACGTGAGGTAAAGCATAAAGGGGAAAACGCCCTTAAAGGAATTGCTGCGGCTCTTAATGGTGCCAATGAGTTTCCCGCATATCATTATGAAGCAGAGCCCTACAGCGGAGTTCTGTTATACGATCTGGGGCTTGAAAAACACATCGCACCACATGTAAAAAAGGTGTATCAGCAGCTTAAATCCAGCGGGGTGAAAAGGGTCATCACGGTCGATCCTCACACCACCTTCATGTTGAGAGAAGTCTTTCCCGGGTATATTTCCCATTACGACCTAGAGGTGGTGCACTATCTCGAACTGCTTTTCGGAAAGGTTGAAGATTTAAAAACAGCTGCGGCACAGAAACTACCCAAAGAATTTGTCATGCACGATTCCTGCGTGATGACCCGGGACCTGGGTATTGTGGAGCAGGCACGTCAGGTTGCGTCTGGATTGGGGATCACTTTGATTGAACCGGAAAACGCAGGGCAGGACACCGCCTGCTGCGGCGGACCGGTGGAATATGCCTATGCTGACTTAAGTGGCAAGATATCGAACATTCGTATCCAGGAGCTTGCCGCTAGAGGCAGAAATATTCTGGTAACCTGTCCCATATGTCTGATCAATCTGATGAAATATGAAAAGCAGATGGGCATCAAAGTCTGGGATATGGGTGAACTGCTGTTTACTGCCTGTAAAGGCAAATAG
- a CDS encoding corrinoid protein encodes MVSKEKRAEILKKIHDAVVEFEEETSVQLCNEALDEGIDPYDAIMDGLAAGMETVGGLYEQKEYFVPELLLCSDAMYAGLDVLRPHVKVDKSVKAVGKIIMGVIEGDIHDIGKTLVKTMFEAAGWEIYDLGKDVKLEKFVEELERTQADVVALSALMTTSMLAMPKVIDMLKARKPEVIIMVGGAPLSAEIAKQYGADGYAKDAIAAVEEADRLLIKVD; translated from the coding sequence ATGGTTTCAAAAGAAAAGAGAGCCGAAATTTTAAAAAAGATTCACGATGCCGTGGTTGAGTTCGAGGAAGAGACCAGTGTCCAGTTGTGTAATGAAGCGTTGGATGAAGGTATTGACCCTTACGATGCCATCATGGATGGGCTGGCGGCAGGCATGGAAACGGTGGGGGGATTGTACGAGCAGAAGGAGTATTTTGTGCCCGAGCTGCTGCTGTGTTCAGATGCCATGTATGCGGGCCTTGATGTTCTTCGACCTCATGTGAAAGTGGATAAATCGGTGAAGGCTGTGGGAAAAATAATCATGGGTGTCATTGAGGGTGATATCCACGATATCGGTAAAACCCTGGTCAAGACCATGTTTGAAGCGGCAGGATGGGAAATTTACGACCTGGGAAAAGATGTAAAGCTGGAAAAATTCGTGGAAGAACTGGAGCGAACCCAGGCAGATGTTGTGGCTCTATCCGCACTTATGACCACCAGTATGCTGGCCATGCCCAAAGTCATTGATATGCTCAAAGCCAGGAAGCCAGAGGTAATTATCATGGTCGGAGGTGCTCCGCTTTCTGCTGAAATTGCAAAGCAGTATGGCGCAGACGGTTATGCCAAAGATGCGATCGCCGCTGTCGAAGAAGCGGACCGGCTTTTAATAAAGGTGGATTGA
- a CDS encoding uroporphyrinogen decarboxylase family protein, with the protein MQLKPDRMTSLERMDALFNNEKPDRVPVGAMSTGFNTKNAGFTVADAYEDPDKSFQAMMWTTRQYDWDPIPQYAGHTVLGAWDFGGQVRMPQGDYEGALVVTTYPVKDEGDIDRLNMPDPKTAGRIPQAMRFSQLQAANDIPVFFFSRSPFTMAANISGIDRFLRWTMKNPAACEKLLRLSMEHIFNVLEYWTETFGLDKIFAWMSSPSESNQLISPRTLKKFALPYHARYHERLKKLGIKRFGLHICGDQNLNLPLLAEASLWRHPSVLSFGHEVDITTAAEYFPKDIIYGNIEPAVIQTGTPEQVYELSRVAIEKGKKAPGGYILGPGCGLPVMAPPVNVWAMTKAANDFGWYD; encoded by the coding sequence ATGCAGTTAAAACCGGATAGGATGACCAGCCTGGAGCGAATGGACGCCTTGTTTAACAATGAGAAGCCGGACCGGGTTCCAGTGGGTGCAATGAGCACCGGCTTTAACACCAAAAACGCCGGGTTTACCGTTGCAGATGCATATGAAGATCCTGACAAGAGTTTCCAGGCAATGATGTGGACCACCCGGCAGTATGACTGGGACCCGATCCCCCAGTATGCCGGGCATACTGTTCTGGGAGCATGGGACTTCGGAGGCCAGGTAAGGATGCCCCAGGGGGATTATGAAGGTGCTCTGGTGGTTACAACTTATCCGGTCAAAGATGAGGGGGATATAGACAGGCTCAATATGCCGGATCCGAAAACGGCCGGAAGAATACCCCAGGCCATGCGGTTTTCCCAGCTGCAGGCTGCGAACGACATCCCTGTTTTTTTCTTTTCCCGCAGCCCGTTTACCATGGCGGCAAATATCAGCGGCATCGATCGGTTCCTGAGGTGGACCATGAAAAATCCGGCCGCTTGTGAAAAACTGTTGCGACTTTCCATGGAACATATCTTCAATGTTCTTGAGTACTGGACGGAAACCTTCGGGCTGGACAAGATCTTTGCATGGATGAGCAGCCCCAGTGAATCGAACCAGCTCATTTCTCCCAGAACATTAAAAAAATTTGCCCTTCCTTATCATGCCAGGTACCATGAGCGGCTGAAAAAGCTGGGGATCAAACGATTCGGTCTGCATATCTGCGGTGATCAAAATCTAAACCTGCCCTTGCTCGCCGAGGCTTCTCTGTGGCGACATCCCAGTGTCCTCAGCTTCGGTCATGAAGTAGATATAACAACTGCGGCCGAGTATTTTCCTAAAGATATTATCTATGGGAACATTGAGCCAGCAGTCATCCAGACCGGAACCCCTGAACAGGTTTATGAACTGAGCCGGGTTGCAATAGAAAAAGGAAAAAAAGCACCCGGAGGATATATACTGGGGCCCGGTTGCGGTCTTCCTGTGATGGCCCCGCCGGTCAACGTCTGGGCCATGACAAAGGCGGCAAACGACTTTGGCTGGTATGACTGA
- a CDS encoding uroporphyrinogen decarboxylase family protein, translating to MTKKERIETMLAGKPVDQVPLFPFLLGFCAKNMGYPISTIYNNAEKSFHAQLKTMEQYRFDWGPIYGYASYGTWEFGGEIEMPSGEYQQAPSHKMFPVKSEEDVEGLRLPDVRKAGCIPLAMEFSRLQDKFDLPVSLVLGGNFTIAGNICAVEKLCRWMLKKPEIAHKVLKMATDHILDTVAYWAQTFGPERVIPQLWEPLAANLIISPKQFEEFVLPYLIESSEKILAMGVRHILYHICGEQNDNLNAWAKVPTGDPGLCSFGEEIDIARAIEVLGEKNIIIGNIDPRILLTGNPQEIYDLCRESIEKGHKAPRGFMLSSGCEVSPETPGYHIYMMQKAVQDFGTYNG from the coding sequence ATGACCAAAAAAGAACGAATAGAGACGATGCTGGCGGGAAAGCCGGTGGATCAGGTTCCACTCTTTCCATTTCTGTTGGGGTTTTGTGCCAAAAACATGGGGTATCCCATATCCACCATATACAACAATGCGGAAAAAAGCTTCCATGCACAGCTAAAGACAATGGAACAGTACAGGTTTGACTGGGGGCCGATTTACGGGTACGCATCTTACGGCACATGGGAATTCGGCGGTGAAATTGAGATGCCCTCGGGGGAATACCAGCAGGCGCCCTCTCACAAGATGTTTCCGGTCAAATCCGAGGAGGATGTCGAAGGACTGCGCCTCCCCGACGTCAGGAAAGCAGGGTGCATCCCGCTGGCCATGGAGTTCTCCAGGCTTCAGGATAAATTCGACCTACCGGTTTCATTGGTGCTGGGCGGCAACTTTACCATTGCCGGTAATATTTGCGCGGTGGAAAAACTCTGCCGGTGGATGTTGAAAAAACCTGAAATCGCTCACAAAGTTCTCAAAATGGCGACGGATCATATATTAGACACCGTTGCTTACTGGGCGCAAACCTTTGGCCCTGAACGGGTCATTCCACAGCTCTGGGAACCGTTGGCCGCCAACCTCATTATTTCGCCCAAGCAGTTCGAGGAATTTGTGCTTCCCTATCTGATCGAATCCAGTGAAAAAATTCTGGCTATGGGGGTCAGGCACATCCTGTATCATATCTGCGGCGAGCAGAACGACAACCTCAACGCCTGGGCAAAGGTGCCCACCGGCGATCCGGGATTGTGCAGTTTCGGAGAGGAAATTGATATTGCCCGGGCCATAGAGGTGTTGGGTGAAAAGAATATTATTATCGGCAACATCGATCCCAGAATCTTGCTTACCGGAAACCCGCAAGAGATTTACGATCTATGCAGGGAAAGCATCGAAAAGGGTCACAAGGCTCCACGGGGGTTCATGCTCAGCTCCGGCTGCGAGGTGTCGCCCGAAACTCCGGGATATCACATTTATATGATGCAAAAAGCCGTTCAGGATTTTGGTACATACAACGGGTGA
- a CDS encoding MFS transporter has protein sequence MFMHKLFATALGYRWIIFSLLALQYLLVYFHRVCPALMAPELTDAFSISGASLGILSSGYFYPYALMQLPVGLLSDAWGARKTITLFALFGAVGAVLFGLSPGFKVATVSRIMVGFGLSAIFVPALRICAEWFRPREYAGISGMLLAMGGVGWFVAATPLAWMTTTFGWRGTFIGIGYVTAVLSVLTWIFTADTPQGKGFAPVLEHRAGATDSKSQNIFVSLLSVLKNRDFWPIAGWFFFFGGMLFGFCGLWAGPYLMDSYSFSKTEAGNVLAMIALGTMVGSPLLGNLSDRVIIGRKKVMFCSATILMTEWIVLFAFREALPRPFLYPLFFFLGVFGNAVAVVGFAMAKDLFSIEIAGTAVGAANFFAFLGAAFYQPMTGYLMDLIGKVNDVYPSEAYQIAFAFFLLTSITHFFCMTRIKDRRKSGYV, from the coding sequence ATGTTCATGCACAAACTGTTTGCCACCGCGTTGGGCTATCGCTGGATCATTTTTTCCCTGCTGGCCCTTCAGTATCTTCTGGTCTATTTTCACCGGGTCTGTCCTGCCCTGATGGCACCGGAACTGACCGACGCATTTTCCATCAGCGGTGCATCCCTTGGCATCCTTTCCTCCGGATATTTTTACCCCTATGCGCTCATGCAGCTGCCTGTGGGGCTGCTGTCGGATGCCTGGGGGGCTCGAAAAACCATTACCCTGTTTGCCTTGTTCGGCGCTGTTGGCGCCGTTCTTTTCGGGCTGTCACCCGGGTTTAAGGTGGCCACGGTTTCACGCATAATGGTCGGTTTCGGCTTGTCGGCCATTTTTGTGCCGGCGTTGCGGATTTGCGCCGAATGGTTCCGGCCGCGAGAATATGCCGGCATTTCCGGCATGCTTCTGGCCATGGGTGGGGTAGGATGGTTTGTGGCTGCCACTCCGTTGGCATGGATGACAACGACCTTCGGGTGGCGCGGCACCTTCATCGGAATCGGGTACGTCACCGCGGTCCTTTCTGTTCTTACCTGGATTTTTACGGCGGATACACCGCAGGGCAAAGGCTTTGCACCGGTACTGGAGCACCGGGCGGGTGCTACTGACTCGAAATCGCAGAATATTTTTGTCAGCCTGTTGAGCGTGCTAAAGAATCGAGATTTTTGGCCCATTGCCGGATGGTTTTTCTTTTTCGGGGGAATGCTTTTTGGATTTTGCGGACTGTGGGCGGGTCCTTATCTGATGGATTCATATTCTTTCTCAAAGACGGAAGCGGGTAATGTCCTGGCCATGATCGCCCTGGGCACCATGGTGGGAAGCCCGTTACTGGGGAACCTTTCGGATCGGGTGATTATCGGGCGGAAAAAAGTGATGTTCTGTTCAGCCACCATCCTGATGACCGAATGGATCGTTTTATTTGCCTTCAGGGAAGCCCTCCCCAGGCCATTTCTCTATCCCCTGTTTTTCTTTCTGGGCGTATTCGGCAATGCCGTTGCGGTGGTCGGTTTTGCCATGGCCAAAGATCTCTTTTCCATCGAAATAGCCGGTACGGCAGTTGGGGCGGCGAACTTTTTTGCATTTTTAGGAGCCGCCTTTTACCAGCCCATGACCGGATACCTGATGGATCTTATCGGCAAGGTAAACGACGTCTATCCCTCCGAGGCCTATCAGATCGCCTTTGCTTTCTTCCTGCTGACCAGCATTACCCATTTTTTCTGTATGACCCGGATCAAGGACAGACGCAAGTCAGGTTATGTATAA
- a CDS encoding ASKHA domain-containing protein: protein MAEKTSMPLVIFEPSGRRGNVSAGKTIIEAAQDLGADIQNVCGSQAQCGKCKVRIIQGVSANQGNASPTKNLSPIEEGEKSHLNEKQLADGWRLACQARILGDVVVMVPDESRADRQVISKDPGKRKIDLDPAIKQYAVSLTPADLNHPIADWERLSAALGERFGLSGLRVEHSVLMKLPQALRSRNWEVSVSVRHQREVVQISAGLEGKMLGLAVDIGTTSLAVYLCDLNTGEVMATGSMVNPQVAFGEDVMSRISYTMTNPQGTALLSKAIVQGINDLIRDTTIHAGVEASNIVEVVCVGNTCMHHIFIGCDPRNLGKSPFTPVIHHSMDIRADEIGLKVSAGAYVHLLPVIAGFVGADTVGVLIAEEPYHRDEMTLIIDVGTNGELVLGNRNRLICSSCATGPAFEGATIRHGMRAARGAIEAIHIDPSTLEVRLSIIGNTAEEAGQGQVKAKGICGSGIIDGISQMFAAGIVKKNGQFNKELKSPRLRFDSKGPAFIVAWPHETTTGQEIVICLDDVRAIQMAKGAIYAAAKLMMQELGVRHLDRVILAGAFGSLINRKSAAVIGLFPDCELEKVRAVGNAAGDGARLALLNVTKRREADVESAKVEYVELTTRPGFQQEYARAMYFPHMTDKFHHNQD, encoded by the coding sequence ATGGCAGAAAAAACTTCCATGCCTTTGGTGATATTTGAGCCCTCCGGTCGGAGGGGGAATGTCAGCGCAGGCAAAACAATTATTGAGGCTGCGCAGGATCTTGGCGCGGATATTCAGAATGTATGCGGAAGCCAGGCCCAGTGCGGAAAATGCAAAGTCAGGATTATCCAAGGGGTCTCCGCAAACCAGGGCAATGCGTCACCGACAAAAAACCTGTCTCCCATAGAGGAAGGCGAAAAAAGCCACCTTAACGAAAAACAACTGGCTGACGGCTGGCGCCTGGCCTGTCAGGCAAGGATTTTGGGGGATGTGGTTGTCATGGTCCCTGATGAAAGCCGGGCGGACCGCCAGGTCATATCCAAGGACCCAGGCAAAAGAAAAATCGACCTGGACCCTGCGATCAAGCAATACGCCGTGTCTTTAACTCCTGCCGACTTGAATCATCCCATCGCTGACTGGGAGCGCCTGTCGGCCGCTTTGGGGGAACGTTTCGGCCTGTCAGGACTTAGGGTCGAACATTCGGTACTTATGAAATTGCCCCAGGCATTGCGTAGCAGGAACTGGGAGGTTTCCGTGTCGGTCCGGCATCAGAGGGAAGTGGTTCAAATTAGCGCAGGCCTGGAAGGGAAAATGTTGGGGCTGGCGGTGGATATCGGTACCACAAGCCTTGCGGTCTATCTCTGTGATCTGAATACCGGTGAGGTCATGGCCACCGGGTCGATGGTTAACCCCCAGGTTGCCTTCGGCGAAGACGTCATGTCCAGAATTTCCTATACCATGACGAATCCCCAAGGGACAGCATTGCTTAGCAAAGCAATCGTCCAGGGGATTAACGATCTGATCCGTGATACAACCATCCATGCGGGCGTGGAGGCCAGCAACATTGTAGAGGTGGTCTGTGTCGGTAATACATGCATGCACCATATTTTTATCGGCTGTGATCCGAGAAATCTGGGGAAATCCCCCTTTACTCCGGTGATTCATCATTCCATGGATATCCGGGCCGACGAAATAGGACTCAAGGTTTCTGCGGGAGCCTATGTGCATCTGCTTCCTGTTATTGCCGGATTCGTCGGTGCGGATACAGTCGGTGTGCTTATTGCCGAAGAGCCATACCACCGAGATGAAATGACGCTGATTATCGATGTGGGGACAAACGGCGAGTTGGTTCTGGGTAACCGGAACCGGTTGATCTGTTCCTCATGTGCCACCGGTCCGGCATTCGAAGGGGCGACCATTCGACACGGCATGCGAGCTGCCCGGGGTGCAATTGAGGCGATACATATCGATCCGTCTACCCTTGAAGTCAGGCTGAGTATCATCGGCAATACCGCCGAGGAAGCCGGACAGGGCCAAGTGAAAGCAAAAGGGATCTGTGGATCCGGAATCATCGATGGTATTTCTCAAATGTTTGCGGCAGGCATTGTGAAAAAAAACGGCCAGTTCAATAAGGAGCTCAAATCACCGCGGTTGCGTTTCGATTCCAAAGGCCCTGCGTTCATCGTTGCCTGGCCGCATGAAACAACCACCGGACAGGAGATTGTCATTTGCCTCGATGATGTGCGGGCCATTCAAATGGCCAAGGGGGCCATATATGCTGCCGCCAAGCTCATGATGCAGGAACTTGGCGTAAGGCATCTGGACAGGGTGATTCTGGCAGGGGCTTTCGGCAGCCTGATCAATAGAAAATCCGCGGCAGTCATTGGTCTTTTTCCCGACTGTGAGCTTGAGAAGGTAAGGGCGGTGGGTAATGCCGCCGGGGATGGCGCTCGTTTGGCACTTTTGAACG